One segment of Halalkalicoccus tibetensis DNA contains the following:
- a CDS encoding phosphoglycerate kinase yields the protein MFQTLDDLSDEERLLVRIDVNSPVEDGAVQDNRRFERHAGTLRELADAGYSLGVLAHQGRPGRDTFVDLEQHAEILSEHLDREVGYVADTYGEAALEAIRDLDGGEVLLLENVRMIDEELADRSPEAHAESGFVEALAPEFDAYVNDAYSTAHRGHASIVGFPQVMDAYAGRVMEAEYEANSAIQQREFDGHVAMVLGGTKADDLIGVMERVDDTVDTFLMGGIVGELFLRAAGHDVGYDVEGTEFFDEQWDDQEETIGELLDSYGDRIRLPVDLAYEDGDDERAEVAVEGVEKETSFLDVGSDTVSEYEEVVADSEAVFVKGALGVFEDERFADGTVGVLEAIAGTDCFSVVGGGDTSRAVEMYGMDEGDFSHVSIAGGAYVRALTGESLVAIEALER from the coding sequence CAACTCCCCGGTGGAGGACGGCGCGGTCCAGGACAACCGCCGTTTCGAACGGCACGCCGGGACCCTGCGCGAGCTCGCCGACGCCGGCTACTCCCTGGGGGTCCTCGCCCACCAGGGCCGCCCCGGTCGGGACACCTTCGTCGACCTCGAGCAGCACGCCGAGATCCTCTCGGAGCATCTCGATCGGGAGGTCGGGTACGTCGCCGACACCTACGGCGAGGCGGCGCTCGAGGCGATCCGGGACCTCGATGGCGGCGAGGTCCTGCTTCTGGAGAACGTCCGCATGATCGACGAGGAGCTGGCCGACCGCTCGCCCGAAGCCCACGCCGAAAGCGGGTTCGTCGAGGCGCTCGCCCCCGAGTTCGACGCCTACGTCAACGACGCCTATTCGACGGCGCACCGGGGCCACGCCTCGATCGTCGGCTTCCCGCAGGTGATGGACGCCTACGCGGGCCGCGTGATGGAGGCCGAGTACGAGGCCAACTCCGCCATTCAACAGCGGGAGTTCGACGGCCACGTCGCGATGGTGCTGGGGGGGACGAAGGCCGACGACCTCATCGGCGTCATGGAGCGTGTCGACGACACCGTCGACACCTTCCTCATGGGCGGGATCGTCGGCGAACTCTTCCTCCGCGCGGCGGGCCACGACGTGGGCTACGACGTCGAGGGCACGGAGTTCTTCGACGAACAGTGGGACGACCAGGAGGAAACGATCGGGGAGCTGCTCGATTCGTACGGCGACCGGATCCGTCTGCCCGTCGACCTCGCCTACGAGGACGGGGACGACGAACGCGCGGAGGTCGCCGTCGAGGGCGTCGAGAAGGAGACGTCCTTCCTCGACGTCGGGAGCGATACCGTCAGCGAGTACGAGGAAGTCGTCGCCGACAGCGAGGCGGTCTTCGTCAAGGGGGCGCTCGGCGTCTTCGAGGACGAGCGCTTCGCCGACGGCACGGTCGGGGTCCTCGAGGCCATCGCCGGGACGGACTGCTTCTCGGTGGTCGGCGGCGGGGACACCTCTCGGGCGGTCGAGATGTACGGGATGGACGAGGGCGACTTCTCGCACGTCTCGATCGCGGGCGGGGCGTACGTCCGGGCGCTGACCGGCGAGTCGCTGGTCGCGATCGAGGCCCTGGAGCGGTAG